CGAGCGCCATGGCAAGCCGGTGATCTTCGTCATCAATGCGGCCACGCCGCGGGCCCGCATCACCGGCGAGGCGGCGGTCGCGCTCTCGCAGCACGGCACCGTCGCGCCGGTCACGCTGCATCATCGGGTGGATTTCGCCGCCAGCATGGTGGACGGCCGCACCGTCGGCGAGGTCGTCGCAAAGTCGCAATCGGCCAAGGAAGTGCGCGATCTGTGGCTCTATATCCAGGACCGTCTCTCGCGGCTTACCGGCGATCCCAAGCTGCTGCCCGAGATACGTCCCGTCCATTTCGCGATCGACGCCTTGTCGCCCTCCGACGAAATCCGCCCGCCGCCGGTCCTTGTGCCGGAGCGCGCGGAAGAGACCTCGTCGATCCCGCCGCCGCTGCTGCCCGAACGCCGTTTCGTCGGCGAGCGCCGCACCAGCCTGGCGCCGTTCGGTGGTGCCGACCGCCGCGCCCATCCCTTCGGCCGCCGCGCCAGCGACCGCCCGCAATAGGAGACCCGTGTGAGCTCGCAACGCTTTGCGCCCATCACCTCCGCCCTGTTCGCCCGCAAGGGCGACGCGACGCCGTCGGCCGTCCAGGCCAAGCCGTCCCTGCTTTGGACCCGCGAACCACCGCTCGCCGACCCGCCGCCGGCCGGCAAGCCGCACCGCATGATGGTGACGCTGAGCCCTGCCGACTTCGAAAAGCTCGGCATCGCCGCGGTGAAAAAGGGCGTGACCCGGCATCAGATCCTGCACGTCGCGCTCGATGCGCATCTGGAGCGCCTCAAGCGCGAATATGGCGGCTGCGGCTGTATGGCGCTGGGCGGCGGCTGCACGGAGGACTGCGGCGCGCCATAATTCGGGGCGCAAACGCTGCGGCGCCGCATTTAGGCGCCGAACGGCACGATCTTGTTGCCCGCGTCGTGTCCGATATCGGCGGCGCCGAGATAGGCGATGCCCGAAACATCGCACCAATGCCGCACGATCTCTTCCGGCGTCTGGCCGAATTCCGGATCGTTGGGCGGTATGTCGCTGACCCGCCCCAGGCGGATCCCGGCGACCTTGCGCATCTCCGCCGTCGACGTCACATGAAACATCAGACGGTCGAGGGCATAAAGATGCTCCGAAACCTCTTCGACCATCACCACATGTCCCGCAAGATCGGGCATCAGCGGCGTGCCGACCAGCATGCTGAGGATGGTGAGATTGAGCGCGACGGCCGGCCGCGTCCCGTCCAGCGACGGCTCCAGGGTACTTCTTTCCTTGTCGACCAGCCACGACAAGACACGCTTCACAGCCGTCTCGCCATGCGATCGCCGCATGTCGTGAGGGATCGGTCCATGCGCGGCGCGAAAGCCGTGCTTGTACAGACCCGCCAGCAGAAAGCCGCCGTCGCTATAGCCGAGATAGGTCTTGTCCCGCGCGACCGGCGACAATCCGGCCAACACCGTCTCCGCGATGCGGCCCGAGCCGTAGCCGCCGCGCGCGAACCACAGCGCGTCGAACGCCGGGTCGTTGGCATATTCGAGGAACGCTGCCGCCCGCGCCGCGTCGTCGCCGGCGAAATGCCCCGACGATAGAAAGCACTGCGGATGGAAGACAACGTCTGCGCGGTCGCCGAAAGCGTCGCGCGCAAGCGCGGCCACTTGGCCGGCCGTATCGGGATGCAGCCGTGCCGCCGGTGCGACGATGCCGATCCTAACCTTCGCCAAATCCGATCCGCCCATGCCCTTGTTGTCATCGCTGCCTTCGGCTTATAGCGTCCGGCGATGACCTCAGACAGGCCCTACTTTTTCTGCGGCGTCGGCGGCAGCGGCATGCTTCCGCTGGCGCTGATCCTCAAGGCGCGCGGCCGCACGGTCCGCGGCTCGGACCGCGCCCTCGACCAGGGCCGCCTCGCCGAAAAGTTCGACTACATCCGCCGCGCCGGCATCGTACTTTTCCCGCAGGACGGCAGCGGCGTGACCGGTGCCGACACCATCGTCGTCACCTCCGCCGCGGTCGAGGAGACGATCCCCGACGTCCAGGCGGCGCGCCGCATCGGCGCCGGATTGATGCTGCGGGCCGAGCTGCTGTCGCAGCTCTTCAACGAAGCGCCCAACGCGATCGGCGTCGCCGGCACCTCGGGCAAGTCCACCACCACCGGCATGATCGGCTGGGTCCTTTCGGCCTGCGGCCTCGATCCCACGGTGATGAACGGCGCGGTGATGCGCAATTTCGCGACGCCCGAAGCGCCCTTCGCCAGCGCCCTGGTGGGCCATGGCGATCTCTTCGTCAGCGAGGTCGACGAAAGCGACGGCTCGATCGCCCGTTATCATGCGCGCATCGCCGTGCTCAACAACATCGCGCTCGACCACAAATCGATGGACGAACTGCGCGCGCTGTTCCGCGCGTTCGTCGCGCGATCGGAGATCGCGATCCTCAATCTCGACAACGAGGAGACCGCGGCGCTCGCCGCGGAGCTGCCGGCGGCGCGCCGCCTGACCTACAGCATCGCCAACACCAAGGCCGATCTCCTGGCACAGGACGTCCAGCCGCTGCCGGACGGCATCGCCTTCACCGTCAGCGAGCGCAACGGCGCCAGCGCCGTGCCGGTCCGCCTCGAAGTGCCCGGCCGTCACAATGTCTCCAACGCATTGGCGGCACTCGGCGCGGCGCGCGCCGCCGGCGTCGCGCTGGCCGAGGCCGCCGAAGCGCTGTCGCGCTTCGCCGGGATCCGCCGCCGTCTCGAAGTCGCCGGAACCGCCGGCGGCGTCACGGTGATCGACGATTTCGCGCACAACCCGGACAAGATCGCCGCCACGCTGGCTACTTTGCATGACTTCCCGGGCCGCCTGCTCGTCATGTTTCAGCCGCATGGCTTTGGACCCCTGAAGCTCATGAAGGATCAGTTCATCGCGGTTTTCGCCAGCAATCTGGGGCCTGCCGACGTCCTCCTCATGCCCGAGCCGGTCTATTTCGGCGGCACGGCGGACCGCAGCGTTTCCTCGGTCGACATCGTGCGCGGCGTTGAAGCGGCGGGGCGCGAGGCTTACGTCTTCGCCGATCGCGAGGCGTGCCTGCCCAAGCTGCTCGAATTGGCGGCCGACGGCGACCGCATCGTGATCATGGGTGCGCGCGACGACACGCTGTCGCAATTCGCGGCTTCTTTGCTGGCGCGGCTGGCGAATTGATTTTCAAGGCGAGGGCGCATGAGCGGTGAAGGTCTGGCGACGCGGCGGCTGCCCCTGCCGACCATTGTCGTCTTCTCGTTCTCGATAATGCCGGTGGCCTCGCTCGGCGTCGTGCTGTTCGTTTATCTGCCGCCCTATCTCGCCGGTCATCTCGGCATGTCGCTCGGCGCCGTCGGCGCCATCTGGGCTTCGGTGCGCATCGCCGATCTGTTCGTCGATCCGCTGCTCGGTCATCTCATGGACCGCACGCAGACCCGCTTCGGCCGCTATCGCGTCTGGCTCGCCGCCGGCGTGCCGGTCTTCATGCTGGCGACCTACATGCTGTTCCTGGCGCCCAAGGGCATCGGCCGCGTCTATCTGTTCGTCTGGCTGTTCGTCTATTACCTGGGCAATTCGGTGCTCACGCTGTCGCAGCAGGCCTGGAGCGCGACGCTGGCGACCGCCTATGACGAGCGCAGCCGCGTTTTCGGCATCGGCGTCGCGGTCGGCGTGGTGGCCACGGTCGCCACGATCCTGATCCCGACATTGGCGCCGCTCTTCGGCCTCAGCAACGCGCAGGGCGTGCAGGCGATGGGGCTGGCGATGGTCGTCCTGACGCCGGTCTCGGTCTGGCTGGCGGTGTGGCGCACGCCCGAGCGGATCAACCGGACGCTCGATCACCGCTTCGAGCTGAAGGACTATTGGGAGATCGTTTCCAAGCCCGAAGTCGTCCGTCTGTTCCTCGCCCAGGTCGCGCTGACTCTCGGTCCCGGCTGGATGAGCGCGATGTATCTCTTCTATTTCCACGATGCGCGGGGCTACACGCTTCAGCAGTCCTCGATCCTGCTGCTTGTCTATATCCTGATCGGCGTCGCCGGCGCGCCGCTCACCGCGAAGCTCTCGGCCCGCATCGGCAAGCATCGCGCGCTGATATTCACCACCATCGCTTTCTCGCTGGCATTGCTCACCATCCCGCTGGTGCCGTGGGGCAATCTCTATGCGGCGATCCCGATCATGGCCTGGTGCGGCTTCATGGCGGCCGGCTTCGGGCTCACCATCAATGCGATGATGGCCGATGTCGGCGACGAGATCCGCCTCCACCAGGGCAAGGAGCGGGTGAGCCTGCTCTATTCGCTGCTTACCTTCGCCGCCAAGCTCACGGCCGCCTTCGCCATCGGCCTGTCGCTCCCCCTGCTGCAATTCTTCGGTTACACCGCCGCGGAGGGCGCGCACAACACGCCGTCCGCCATACGCGCGCTCGAATGGATATTCGTCGTCGGTCCGATCCTGTTCGTGATGCTGGGCGGCGTCTGCGTCCTGGGCTGGCGTCTCGATGCCGCGCGCCATGCGCAGATCTGCAAGGAGCTCGATGCCCGCGACGCCGCGGCGCTCGGCGAGGCGGCGCTCGTCGGCGGTCTCGGCGCGGCACCGGTCGTGCTCGCCGCCGAGGAAAATTGAGCTACGGCGTGGCCTCGTTCGCGGCCTTCGCGGCGTCGTTCGCCGGCTCGGCGTTGAACCCAGCCTGCGTGATGACGACCTTATAGGTCGCGCCCTCTGCGAGCGGCATGTAGTTCGCCGAGCCGAAGCGCCGGTCTTCGGTGTAGAAATTCGCCAACAGCCAGTTCACCCAGCTCTCCGGCATGTATCTGTCGACCGCGGGCTTGCCCGCGAGATCGCAGGACGTGATCGGCTTGCCGTTGCCGCGCTCGGCCGTCGAATATTTGTTGGACACCTGGTCCAGCGTGTAGGTCGCGTCCAGCCCCAGCACGTTCGCCCAGGCCTTCCACTTCTGCACCCGTCCCCCGATCAGCCACTCGTCGCCTTGGATCGTGCAGGTCTGCGTCGGAATGTTGCCGTCCAGCCGCTTGACCGTGACCTGGTAGAGGCTCTGCGCGGGATTGACCGCTTTGACGCTCACCTCGGCGACCGGTTTTTCGTATGTCAGCCGGGAGAAGAGCTGCATGTTAAGGCCGACGAGGCTCAGCGCCAGGCCGATCGCGCCGATCGTGGTGCCGCCGACGACATGCCGTCCGCCGCGCCCGACATGGCCGCGGAACAGATGCCCCGCGCCGCTCACGATGAAGAGGCCGCCGAACACCGCGACCAGTGCCGGTATGATCCACCAGAAAATCCCCACGGCTACCTCCAAAGGACACGCCCCGGAAACATTCTAACCACAATTTGTGGCAGAATCCCGGGCTGGTTAAGGAATGGTTTCGTCATGGATAGAGTTGCATTGATAACGGGCGCCGGCAGCGGCATCGGCCGCGCCGTGGCGCTGGCCTTCGCCGCCGACGGATATGCGGTGGTCCTCGCGGGCCGGCGGGCCGGTGCGCTGGAGGAGACCGCCGCGCTGGCGCCCGGCAAGCCCATGCTCGCCGTGCCCACGAATGTGGTGGATGCCGACGCGGTCGCGGCGCTGTTCGGGGCGACGAAAGCCCGCTTCGGCCGTCTCGACGTGCTCTTCAACAACGCCGGCACCGGCGCGCCGCCCGTGCCGATGGAGGATGTGACGCTTGCGCAGTGGCAGGCGGTGGTGGATGTGAACCTGACGGCTCCGTTCCTCTGCACCCAGGCCGCCATACGCCTGATGAAGGCGCAGGACCCGCGCGGCGGGCGCATCATCAACAACGGCTCGATCTCGGCCCATGCGCCGCGGCCTTATTCCGCGCCCTATACCGCGACCAAGCACGCCATCACGGGGCTCACCAAGGCGACCGCGCTGGACGGCCGCGCCTTCGATATCGCTTGCGGCCAGATCGATATCGGCAACGCCGGCACGCCGATGACCGCCGCCATGGCCCGCGGGGTGCCCCAGCCCGACGGCACGCTGATGCCCGAGCCGGTGATGGACGTCGATGCGGTGGCGAAGGCGGTGCTTTACATGGCCAGCCTGCCGCTCGACGCCAACGTCCTGTCGATGACCGTGATGGCCACCAGGATGCCGTTCGTGGGGCGGGGTTAGAGGCGAGCCGTTCCGTTCTCTCGCAGCAGCGCGCGAAACGCCCTGTCCCGCTTGAGGAAAATCTCGCGCCGCATCGCGCCGTTGCGGGTGCGATGGCGCTCGGCATAGATCAGAACCCATTTGCCGCCGCGGGTGAACTTCGCGCCGGTGCCGCCATTGTGCTGTGCGATCCGTCGCGCCAGGTCGAGCGTCCAGCCCACATAGGTCCGCTTCGGCGCTTTCTTGCTGAGCAGGACATAGACGAACGCCGCCATCGTCAGGCCGCGTGCTTGAGCTCGCCCGCGCGCCATAGCGCGGTCAGTGCGGTCTCGACCTCGCCGGCGCGGGTCATCCGGCACAGCCGCGATTTCGCGGCGCGCCGCGCCTCCGGCGAAGCGGGCAGGGGAGCGCCCTCGACATACCAGCCCAGATGCTTGCGGAAGATCTTGAGGCCGAGCGTGTCGCCATAGAAGCGTAGCGAATCGCGCAAATGCTCCAGCACGATGCTCAGCCGCATCTCCAGCCCCGGTTCGACGACTGCGCCGCCCTCGCGCAGCGCGCGTTCGATCGCCGCCGCGATCCAGGGCTTTCCGTAAGCGCCGCGTCCGACCATCACCGCGTCCGCGCCCGATTGCGCCAGCGCGGCGCGCGCATGCGCGGCATCGACGATGTCGCCATTGACGATCACCGGCACGCGCACCGCTGCCTTCACGTCCGCGACGGCGCGCCAGTCGGCGCGGCCGCCATAGAACTGCATCCGCGTGCGGCCATGGATGGTGATCGCCTTCACGCCCAGCGCCTCGGCGCGGGCCGCCAGCTCGGGCGCGTTCCTGGACGCATCGTCCCAGCCCAGCCGCATCTTCAGCGTCACCGGCCGCGACGTCGCGTTCACCGTCTCGCCGATCAGCCGTTCCGCCAGCGCCATGTCGCGCATCAGGGCCGAGCCCGACGCTCCGCCCGTCACTTCCTTTGCCGGACAGCCCATGTTGATGTCGATGATGTCCGCGCCGGCCGCCTCCGCCATGCGCGCGCCCTTCGCCATCCAGTCGGCGCGCCGCCCGACGAGCTGGATCACCGTCAGCGGCAGCCCATCGCCCACCGCCGCGCGCCGCACCACATCGGGCCGTCCGCCCGCCAGCAGTTCGCAGGCCACCATCTCGGTCGCGACATAGGCCGCGCCCAGCCGCGACGCCGCACGTCGGAACGGCAGGTCCGACACGCCGGTCATCGGCGCGGTCAGGACCCGTCCGGCGATCGCGACGCCGCCAATGGAAAATCCGTTCGTCATGGGGCGCGGACCATATCAGAAAATCCCCGCCGTCGAGACCGCGCTTGCGGGGCTGGCGCGCCGCGCCTGTTGTTGGCAAGCTCCACGGCGATGTGGAAGGCTATCTTCGTTTATGCAGTCCTCCTCGCCGCCGGCGCCTTCGCGCTCGAATGGCTGCAATACAAATATGTCACGCGGGTCTTCGCGACGGAGGTCTATGTCGTCCTGATCGCGCTGGGCTTCGCCGGGCTCGGCTTGTGGACGGGCTATCGCCTCACCCCCCGGGGTGCCGCTGCGCGGTTCGAGCGGAACACCGCGGCGCTCCGTTCGCTGGGCGTCACCGACCGGGAATATGACGTGCTCGCGTTGCTCGCCACCGGCCAATCGAACAAGGAGATCGCACGCAGCCTCGGCGTGTCGCCGAACACGGTCAAATCCCACATCCTGCGGCTGTTCGAAAAGCTGGAGGTGCAGCGCCGCACCCAGGCCATTCACAAGGCCCGCGAACTTCGTCTTGTCCCCTAGGCGGCCCAAGAACGGGCGAATTCCGCCATTTCACCCTTTCGGGCGATATCAAAAGCCCCGGTCCTGCCGCTAGCGTCGTGCGTCGTTCAACCAGGGGGATTACCGTTCATGTTCAGGACTTCGCTGCTTTACGGCTCCATTGCGGGCTTCATCGTCATCGGCGTGCTGATCGCCGGCATCACCGTCCTCAGAGGCCAGAGCTTCCTGTCGACGGAATGGTTCGGCTATCTTTCGATGATCGTGGCCCTGTCCATGATCTTCCTCGGCGTCCGGCGCTACCGCGACCGGGACCTGGGCGGGGTCATTAAATTCGTTCCGGCTTTTCTTCTCGGCCTGGGGATCGCCGTCGTGGCGGGCGTCATCTACACGGCGGCCTGGGAGGCCTACCTGGCCTCGACCGGCTATCATTTCATGGACGCTTATGTGGCGGGCATCATCCGGGCGAAGCGGGCGCAAGGGGTGTCCGGCGCCGCGCTCGCCGCCCAGATCGCGCAGCTCGACGCGATGAAGGCGCAATATGGCAACCCGCTGTTCCGCCTGCCGATGACCTTCCTGGAGATATTCCCGGTCGGCCTCGTCATCGCAGTCATCTCGGCTGCGTTGCTGCGCAATCCCAAAGTCCTGCCGGCGCAGGCCTGACGGCGCCGGCGATTACGACGCGGGGGCGACCGAGATCAGCTGCATGTTGAACACCAGCGTCTGGTTCGGTCCGATGTCCGCCCCCGCGCCTTCCGCGCCATAACCGAGATCGGATGGGACCACGATCTGCCATTCGTCGCCCGCATGCATGAGCTTGAGTGCCTCGACCCAACCCGGGATCAGGCGGCCGGCGGGAAAGCTCGCCGTGTCGCCCGGCTTGGTGCGGTCGAAGACATGGCCGTCGATCGTCCAGCCCTTGTAGGTCACCGTCACGACATCGGCCGGGCTCGCGACCTGCTTGCCGTGCCCGGACGTGATGACGCGGTATTGCAGCCCATCGGGCAGCGTCACCACATCCTTGCGCGCGCCGTTGTCGGCGAGGAATTTCTGGTTGGATTCCGCCGACAGATCGTAGTGCCGTTCTTCCGTGCTCTTGCCGCAGGCGGACAGCAGGAGGCCGGCCACCGCCAGCGACGCGACGCTCTTCAGGATATGCATGGTGAATCGCTCGTCTTTCGAAACGCGCGGCACCTTATCGCAAATGGCCGCGCGGAACAGCGCCGGCCTTCACTCGGCCTTGCCGCGCAGCCGGTAGCTCACCATCCCGATCCATTCATGCAGCGCACGGTCGATATCGGTCAATCCTTCCGAAGGATAGCCGATCCGCAGCGCGCCGCCGCCGGTGGCGGATATGTAGTCCGACGGCCACGGTACCATCTTCCAGCCGAGCTTCTGCGCGATCGCCATCGCCCGCGGCATGTGGATCGCCGAGGTCACCAGCACCCAGGTCTCGCCGTCCTTCGGGTGCAGCAGCGCTTTGCAGTTGACGAGGTTCTCTCCCGTATCGCGTGATGTCCGTTCGAAGATCGTGCGCCCCGGCGCGACGCCGAGCGACAGCAGCAGCGCTTCGGCCGTCTCGTGTTCCACCTCCTGCTGCAGCGGCGTCCGGCCCGAGGTGCCGGAGAACACCAGCTTGGCCGCCGGAAAGCGCCGTGCGAGATCCGCCCCGGCGATCATGCGCATCGTGCTCGCATTCTCGCCCGTCACGCCGCGGCTGCGGAAGATGCGCGGGTTGAGGCCGCCATCGAGGATCACGATGCCGTCGACCTGTGCGGGCAGGGGCGGCCGCGGATAGCGGTTCTCCAGCGGCCGCGCCAGCATCTGGTCCAGCGGCAGCACCAGCAGGCACAGGAGCAGCACCGTCGCGCCGATGGTCAGGCCGCGCTGCAGCGCCGCCTGCTGGAAATGCCCCGCCACCAGTCCGCCGATCAGCAGATACAGCACCCAGGCGAGGGGATCGAAGAGGTAGCGAGTCAGCAGGAGGTAGAGCATGGCGGACTCCAGAGCGCGCAGACGGTGGGATGCAACGAGTGTGCTGGATTGTGACAGATTTTTTGCGACAAAAGCCGTGGGCCGCAATCCCGAAAGTCGTATACAAAGACCATAAGATCGAAGCACCGGCAAAGACGGAGCGCGCAATGTCCGACGGCTGGCGGTCGAAACTGGAGCGAACCGCCCAGCGCATCGAGCACGCCGCCGACGATCTTGAATCTGGCAACCGGAGTCTTGAGCGCCTTTTGAGGCCCTTGCTGTGGCCGCTGTCGCTTCTCAGCGTGCTTGCCGCGGTCTTCAGCGTCATCGGCGAGAACTGGTGGGCCGCGGCGATGTCGACCGCCCTGGCGTTGTTCGGTCTGGTGACGCTGCTTAGTCGACACCGTCGGTGACGTCCGGCATGCGCCGGAACGGGCGGACCGTCACGCGGTAAAGGTGCAGGGCATCGGCCCCGAGATGCCGTGCGCCGACGACCGGTGCTATCACATAATCGACGACGCCCATCACCGTCGCGGCGACGTGACCCAGGCAGTGCTGCCAGAACGCGCCGGTCCCCGGCAGGCCATGCGCGATGACGACGCCATCGAAGCACAGCCAACCGAGCACGAGCGCGACCAGCGCGACATAGCGGAGGGCCTGATATGCCAGGCGGACCAAACCGATCAGAAGACGAGTCATGGGAACACCTCTTTCCTTACGACTTCCCAGTGCTGCAAGTCTCCTGCATGCGAGTGTCACAAAAGCTGCAAATCCGCGAATTTATCTTTACAAAACAGAGGTTTAGGGTGCCATTTTTTGGCGATACCGGGACAAAAATTCCGCTTTGTCACACGAATCGGCGGTGGTGCATTCGAAGTGCTTTGCGCAAGGCGGAATTGGCGCGCGGACGGCGTTGTTGGAACATGGGCGGCAAAATTCGCCGGCCGCCGGAGAAACAGGCAGTGCCCGCCAAACGTGCGGCCGGCCGGCGGTTGTCGTCTGCCGTTTGTTTCTTTTGATGAATTCCGAAAGAATTCGTAACGCACTGCAAGAATTTCGATTGCTGTTGCAATAATCGGAAGGCCGCACAATAATTTTTGCTTGATCGTTATTTTTCCGGAAACGGGACGAATAATTTTGTCCGACGAGCAGAAAGAACATCCGGTGGGGAGGCCACGCAATTCCGCCAATCGTACGCCCGCTCCGACGGACGTGCGCAAAGCGCCCGCCCCGCCGGCCAAGATCGGGCAGGCGAACGATCAGAATCGTGCCCTTAGCCTGCTGACCGTCGTGGGGCTCAAGCGCCTGGGCGCCAGCTTCTACGTCCAGAAGCTGCTGGACCGCATCAATGCCGAACTGCAAGGGGAGGGCGGGATCAAGCGGGCCCGCTTCGATAATTTCCTGGCAGGCGGAGCAAATCTGCCGGATGCCGCATTCCACGTCTTGCGCCGGATCGTGGTGGACGAGATCACGGCCCAGCAAGGCGACCATACGATCATGGGCGACCTGCGCCTGATGCGTGCCCTGCTCGCCGAGCTCGGCCTCGACCGGCGGCATTTCACGGTGGAAGACGACCAGGTCCATCTCGATCGCGATTTCTTCCGCGCGATGAATATGAAGATCGAGGACCAGAAGCCGGTTTCGCTGCTGGAGCGGATCGGCGGCTACTGGTTCCTGGTGCGCTACTCCACGGACGAAAGTCCCGGCACCGGTCCTTCGGTCTACAACGTCTCGCTGCTCATGGTGCAGGAGCTTCGTTACATGCGGCTGTCGGAAGAGGTGGACGAAGCGGTCCATACCGCGATCCCGCATTTCTCGCTGCGTTCGCGTTCGGGAGAAGCCGGCAGCGGCTCGCGCAACCAGACCTATCGCGGCCGTGTCGTGGAGACGGCCAACGCGATCAACTTCATCGGCAACCGGGTGGACGCATCGAAGGTGCTGACCATGACCTGGTGGCTGCCGAGCCCGGCGCATGAGCGGACCAAGCGGGCCAAGGAAGCCTATGGCGTGATCACCACCGGCAGCGCGGACGATTTTTCGATCGCCGGTCCGGTCGGCGGCTGCGCTGTTCCCGAAGCGAAGGATATCACGGCGCTGAAGGCATCTCTCAGCGAGGATCAGCGCGCCCGCAGCGAACAATTGTCGATGCTGTACGGCGACCAATATCGCGGGCTTTCCGGGCTTATCGGCAAGCATCCGGAAGACAGGCTGTTCGATAAGCTTGGGCCGGTTTGCGGCCGCGACACGGTCGAGAAGATCGTCGCCGAACTCCGGCGGGCGCGCGAGAGCGCTGCGAAGGGCGAGATGGGCGGCTATTACCGGGCGCGCAACGTCGAGTAGGCTGCCGCCACCCGACGCCCGCTTTTCCCATCCGGCTACAGGATATCGCCACCCGTCGCCGACGCCGTCGTGCCATGTGCCTTGTACGCCTTGATGACGTTGCGGCCCGTCGTCCATTTGTGGACTTCGTCCGGCCCGTCGACCAGGCGCTGCGAGCGGATATGGGTGTACCAGGCGGCCAGCGGCGTATCCATCGAATAGCCCAGCGCGCCGTGCAGCTGGATCGCGGTATCGACGACCTTGTGCACCATGTTCGCGAGGAACACCTTGGCGATGCCGTTCTCGTTGCGCAGGTCGAGACCCTTCTCCGCCTTGTAGGCGATGTGGATCAGCATCAGCCGCGCGATGTAGAGCTGGCTGGCGCATTCGGCGAGCATGAACTGCACGCCCTGGCGGTCCGACAGCGGCTTGCCGAAGGTCGAGCGCTTGGTGACATGCGCCACGGCGAGATCGAGCGCGCGCTGCGCCATCGCGACGTTGTGCATGCCGTGCCGCAACCTTCCATAGGCGAGGCGGTGCTGCCCCATGTTGAAGCCGTTGCCCTCGCCGCCCAGAAGGTTCTCCGCCGGGACTTCGAGATCGGTGATTTCGATCTCCGAATGCCCGCCGCCCAGGATGTGGCTGAGCGGCCCCTCGACGGCCATCGTCTTGATGTCGCGCTTGATCTTGTAGCCGGGGTTCGGCAGCTCGACGAGGAAGGTCGAGAACTGCTGGTGCCGCGGCGCATCGGGATTGGTCTTGGCCATCACCAGCGCGATGTCGGCCACAGACGCGGCGGACGAGAACCATTTCTCGCCGTTCAGCACATAGGTCGAATTGCCCTTCTTCTCCGCCCGCGTCTGCATGCCGGTGGCGTCGGCGCCCGCCGCCTTCTCGGTCATCGAATAGCAGATGCGCTTCTCGCCGTTCAGCAGCGGCTTGAGGAATTTCTCCTTCTGGAACTCCGTGCCGTTCTGCAGCAGCGTGAGCATGGTCGCATCGTCGGGTCCCTGCGTGTTCATCGACAGCGCGCCGAGATAGCTCTCGCCCAGCTCCATCTGCACCAGTGCATTGGCGAGCGGCCCCAATCCCATGCCGCCATATTCCTTGGGAATGAATGGGCACCACAGGCCCTGTGCCCGCGCCTTGCTTCGCAGCTCGCCGAGCGTCGTCTTGTAATCGGCGCCGGCAAGCAGTTTCTCCTGCGCCGGAATGCATTCGTCATGCACCCATTGCCGGACCTTTTCGCGGATCGCCTTGGCGTCCGCCGGAATCTCGAAGTCGATGGCCATTGTCTTTTCCTTCCCTGGATGATGATGGCGCGGACTGTAGAGCCAAGAGCGTCCCCGCTGCCACCGCTTCCCACGGGGAAGGCGGCCGCTTTGCGCGTCAACGCGCCGTGAC
The nucleotide sequence above comes from Rhizomicrobium sp.. Encoded proteins:
- a CDS encoding response regulator transcription factor — translated: MWKAIFVYAVLLAAGAFALEWLQYKYVTRVFATEVYVVLIALGFAGLGLWTGYRLTPRGAAARFERNTAALRSLGVTDREYDVLALLATGQSNKEIARSLGVSPNTVKSHILRLFEKLEVQRRTQAIHKARELRLVP
- a CDS encoding acyl-CoA dehydrogenase family protein, producing the protein MAIDFEIPADAKAIREKVRQWVHDECIPAQEKLLAGADYKTTLGELRSKARAQGLWCPFIPKEYGGMGLGPLANALVQMELGESYLGALSMNTQGPDDATMLTLLQNGTEFQKEKFLKPLLNGEKRICYSMTEKAAGADATGMQTRAEKKGNSTYVLNGEKWFSSAASVADIALVMAKTNPDAPRHQQFSTFLVELPNPGYKIKRDIKTMAVEGPLSHILGGGHSEIEITDLEVPAENLLGGEGNGFNMGQHRLAYGRLRHGMHNVAMAQRALDLAVAHVTKRSTFGKPLSDRQGVQFMLAECASQLYIARLMLIHIAYKAEKGLDLRNENGIAKVFLANMVHKVVDTAIQLHGALGYSMDTPLAAWYTHIRSQRLVDGPDEVHKWTTGRNVIKAYKAHGTTASATGGDIL
- a CDS encoding FKBP-type peptidyl-prolyl cis-trans isomerase, whose product is MHILKSVASLAVAGLLLSACGKSTEERHYDLSAESNQKFLADNGARKDVVTLPDGLQYRVITSGHGKQVASPADVVTVTYKGWTIDGHVFDRTKPGDTASFPAGRLIPGWVEALKLMHAGDEWQIVVPSDLGYGAEGAGADIGPNQTLVFNMQLISVAPAS
- a CDS encoding YdcF family protein translates to MLYLLLTRYLFDPLAWVLYLLIGGLVAGHFQQAALQRGLTIGATVLLLCLLVLPLDQMLARPLENRYPRPPLPAQVDGIVILDGGLNPRIFRSRGVTGENASTMRMIAGADLARRFPAAKLVFSGTSGRTPLQQEVEHETAEALLLSLGVAPGRTIFERTSRDTGENLVNCKALLHPKDGETWVLVTSAIHMPRAMAIAQKLGWKMVPWPSDYISATGGGALRIGYPSEGLTDIDRALHEWIGMVSYRLRGKAE
- a CDS encoding DUF4199 domain-containing protein, with the protein product MFRTSLLYGSIAGFIVIGVLIAGITVLRGQSFLSTEWFGYLSMIVALSMIFLGVRRYRDRDLGGVIKFVPAFLLGLGIAVVAGVIYTAAWEAYLASTGYHFMDAYVAGIIRAKRAQGVSGAALAAQIAQLDAMKAQYGNPLFRLPMTFLEIFPVGLVIAVISAALLRNPKVLPAQA